The Cyanobacterium sp. Dongsha4 nucleotide sequence GATTATTGAGACAATATGGCTACCCTCCCGACATGGCAAAACTAGCCACAGAATTAGTGCTAGAACAAGCTCAAGTGTTTACAGAAGCTCAAGTCAATGGATGATAGGGGAATAGGGGTAGAGCAGAGAGTGTTATATTTTGAAATTCCAATAAAACAAAGTACCAGTAAACCTATTTAACTCAAGTGCGTACATTAATTCTGACTTTTAAGGGAAAGATAAACCTGTAGAAATTATGAGACGAGTTTTTATGACCTTGACGGTGGTCGTTAAAATCTTCTCTTGTTTGATCATAAATTTTTAAAGTGCGATACGATCATATATTAACTGGTTAATGTCAAATAAATTACTAATATGTCTGATAACGAAAACAAGTTTTGGAAAGACGTAATAAGTGCAAGTATTTCTAGTAGTATTGGTGGAATCATGGGAGCCATTACTTCTAATTTATTTACAGGCAGTAAGAGTACATCTCCAGATGTTATAGGAGCGCCGCTATCCAACGAAAGTTTATTTCCTGTAGGGACAATTATTGGAGTAACTGTAGGATTAACTATTTTTATTGTAATTCGTATGAAAAACGAATAAGCTAATTGACCTAAAGCTAAAATTCTTGGAATAACAACTAAGTAGTTTATTAATCAACGCTTTGAGCTACTTTGCAGATTTTACAAGTTCTCTAACTCTATCCCAATACTTTAAAATCCAATAAATTAAAAGCCAAACTTACCAGAGAAAGCAGAATCGGAGAGAGGAGGGGTTGATTTCATGGAGATGGTATCGATCGCCCTGAGAAATATTCTTATTCCTTATGTGAAGTACGACATAGCTAACCTATCGGTATAGGGTTTATTAGGATAAAATATTCTGACTATAGTGTCTATTGGAAACTAGACAAATGAAAAAGTATTCAATAAAGGAATTACAGGATAGATACCAACTTAAAACTCGTCAGTCTGTGTACGATCGCCTTAACGCCATCAAAGCTGAGGTTTTGAAAGAAGGTAATAAGAGCTATGTCGCCGAAGATGCAGTGAACACACTAGATCAATTACAGGAACACTTAAAGTTAGGAGGAAGCATCAAAACCTTTACTCCCACTGTTAAAACAACTGTCTATCCAGAAACAGACAGTGTCAATTGTACTCCAGACAATTTAACTGTAAATTCAGAAATAGACAGTGTCAATTCTTCATTAGACACTAATCCAGAATATATCCAACTATCACTTTTTCAATTGACCTTGGAAACAGCAGTTGAGAAAGTGATAGAAAAAGTTAGACCTTCAAACCCCATTGATCATTGGGAGAAATTAGACCAAGCGGCAAAACGTGGCTATATTCTCAGTAGCAAGGAAGTAGCAGAATTATTGGGAACTAAACCAAAGGGGCAAGAATGGACTAGAGGAGCTTTTAAGTTTATCCGTTTTGGCAAAATCGGAAATCAAACGGGGTGGCAGGTAACTCGTATTTAAAAGCGTAAATCTCAAAATATTTTGCTATATTTCAATTAATAACACTGCCCTGAAAATTAAGGACTCGCTATCGCTCGACTTGTTTCTTTGGCACAAATTCATCTCACCTTAGAATATATCAGGTTTTTGATAAAATTTATAGACTGGGTCTTCTTTGCACATTAAGATAAAAATAATTAAATGTTTACAATTAATTTATGGGATATACTTTCTGAGTTGAGAACACCTGGTGGCGATCACTTTACCGAGTTTGTTGATGCTTTAATCACAGCAGAAGCATATATTCAAGGTTTACCAATATCAGAAATCTCTACTAATTTACGTACTAATCTTGGTGATGAAGGTGTAGATACGGAAGCTCGTCAAGCCATGCTTAACACACAAACTGGTTGGATGAGTAAACCTACTTGTTGGCAGTATAAAGCTACTGAATTCAAAAATATATCAAAAAAAGATCTACGTGAAGAAGTCAATAAGAAATATGCAAAAACACTTATTCAAAAAGGTTATGGATATCGGTTGTGTATTTGCGATGATCTAACTCCAGTAAAAAAAAGTGAATGGGAAAGTATTTTAGATTATGAAATCGCCAAGATAAATTCAAATGCACCTAATTCTAAAGTTATTACTGCATCCGATCTTGCTAGATGGGCAAATCAGTATCCTTCAATAATTGTTAGATTTTTTAAACCTAGTTTAATCAATTCTATTTCGTGCGCTGATTGGGGAGAAGAAATTAGATTTCTGACAGATAAATATGTAGAAGTAAAAACATGGGCTACTATTAAGCAACAACTTATTGAACATTTAAACTTTAATAATTCTTGCCAAAATGTTATTTTTTCTCTTCAAGGAGAAGCTGGAGTAGGAAAAACTAGATTTGTATATGAAACCGTATCAAATATAGAAGGAGCAAATAACTTAGTTCTTTATGCTATCGATGAAAAAGCACTAGAAATAGTTTATCCATTTCTCCGCGATAAGTCGGCAAAACTAATCTTAGTAGTTGATGAATGCTTACTTCAAACAAAACAAGAACTCAAAAATCGTCTTAAGAAAGAAAAAAATAGAATTAGAGTTATTTGTATTGATAACTCAGGAGAAAGACTCAATCAGTTCAGAGAGCAGATTTGGTTAGAAAGAATACCTAATGAAGATGTTGATGCTATTTTGAAGCAGAATTTTCCTACAGTTACATCAGATCATCGTCGTGCCTATGTAAATTTATCTGAGGGTTTTATTAGATTTGCTGCGGATTTATGCGATCAAGATTCTATAATTTCTGCACAAGAAAATATTGGCTCTGTTCTAAGTGAACCAAGAGAATATCTTATAAATCGCTTAAATGATGAGCAACTGAGTATTGTTGAAGCTATTTCTCTGTTCCAAAAAGTAGGATATCGTGACGAAGTAGAAGAAGAACATCTTTTTCTGTGTACCCTTCTAAATCTAACTTCAGAAAATTTTCTAAAAACAGCTAAAAACTTAAAAGATGTTCCTGGATATGTAGCTTTTAGTGGAAGATATTTATACATTACACCTGCAATTATTGCTCACGTCTCTTTTGCAAAAGCATGGGAGACATGGATAGAATATAATCCACCAAAATTTTTAGATAGCATTCCTCAACCACTTTTAGATGCTTTTCTTCACCGTGTGTCTGCTAGTGGTTCTGAGGAGGTACGCCGTATTGTCGGTGATTTTTTTCAACATTGGGCTAGTCAACTTCAACCGATTGATTTAAGCGATTTCTCTACGCTAGAAAAATTTATAGTTCTAATCAACATTAATCCTGAAGATTATTTACCACAACTAGCTAACTTAGTTAATAGAGCCTCTAAAGATGAACTCTTAAAAATGACAGGAGGATATAGGGGAACAAGACGTTCTTTGGTTTGGTTAGCAGAGAAAATGGCTGCTTTTCCTGAGTTTTTCAGCTATGCAGAATTAATTCTCTGGAAACTAGCCCTTGCTGAAACAGAATTAAACCTAGCCAATAATGCAACACATATTTGGCAACAACTTTTCCGCATTTATTTATCTGGTACAGCAGTACCTTTTAGCGAAAGAATAAAGTTGCTGGAAACAAGATTATTTTCAGAAACAGAGGAAGAGATTAATCTAGCGTTAGAATGTTTAAATAAAGCTTTTTATACAGAAGGTTCACGTATATTAGGTTCACCTATTGTTGCGGGGCGAATTCCACCTGAAAATTGGCAACCTCAGACTCAGGCAGAATTAAAAGATTGTCTTGATAAAGCTTTGACTGTTGTCTTAAATGCGGCTAGAAGTAATGTTGATCATATTCAAACTGGTGCTTTTAAAATAGCAATAGATCGTCTACCTACTCTATTAGCTTATGGCTACTTAGAACAAATCAAAGCTCTTTTCTCAACAAATAATATATCTCAGGAGATTCTAGTATTTTTAATCAGACGTTTAGAAGATTTTCTACAGTTTAATTCTGATGCTTCTGAAGAAATTCAACAATGGTTACAAAGTCTAATTCCAGAAGATTTCCATGGAAAGTTAATTCAGGCAGTAGGTAAATCACCTTGGAATTATTCTTTGCGGGATAATAAAGAAGCTTGGCAACAAGAGATTAATAATCTTGCTCAACAGCTTTATGAAGATAGAGAATTGCTTAAATCTGAGATAGAGTGGCTTACCTCACCTCAAGCAATTATGGTAGAAAATCTGGGTAGGGCAATAGGACAATATGATGTTAACGCAGATTGCTTAGATATCATCATGGGGTTAGTAGCAGAGACAGAAGCAACGGGTTTAGCAAGAGGATACATAGTAGGCTTACTCAACAATCATCCTCAACATACAACTGTAATTAATGAATGGATCGATCAATTTGAAACTCAAATACCAACAGTAGCCTATGAATTATTTAGAGCTGGTGGTAGTAATACCAAAGCGGTGGAAAGAGCTTTAAAACTTGTCGACACAGGTTCTCTTTCTTTAGAATACCTTGGTGGTTTTTTCCCCAGTTTACTTTCTTATGAGGAATTTTATGAAGTTCTTAAAAGATTATTTAGTTCAATAAAAAAAGAAACAAATCAATCAGTCACTAAAACAGCTACCAAACTAATTGCTTATCGGTTAGAAATCGATCTTAGGGAAGGCAAGAAATCTATCTTAGAACAGATAAATATTCAAAACCTGATTTGGCAATTTCTAGAGGCTACCGCTAACTATATTAAATCGGAAGAATACAATTGGGAAGAAATTCTCAGAAATACAGCTAAGTTTAATCTTGAAAAAGCAGTTGAAATCGCTAGCTTGGCTATTTTGAGTAAAAATAATCAACAAAAAATGAGGGCGGAACAAATTTTAGTAGATCTTGCCAAATCTCATCCTGATTTAGTAATGGAGAAGATAGGACAAATAATTCTTGATGATAAATATAGATGGCATTTTAAGATAGAAAAATATCGTTTTTTAATTCAAAATCTTCCACTTGCAGCAATAAAACAGTGGCTTAATTCAGTTGGCGTTACTGGTGCAAGAAGAATTAGTAAACAACTTGCATTGCCATACTTAGATAATAATAATCAACCTGTTGTTCCAGAATTAACAGAATTTGTTTTATCTAAATTTGAAGATGACGAAGAAACCTTTAGAAACTTTTGTATTAGCTCTCATAATTTACAAGTCTATCTTGGTGATACGGTAGCTCATAAAAATAAAGAAGCTGAAATAGCGAAAAGTTTTCTCAATCATCAATTACGAAGAATTAGAGAGTGGGCTAGCTATGAAATTGAGAGTTCTCGCCGTGATGCCAACTACTGGCGACAAATAAGCGAAGAAGATAAAATAATTTAATCTTGCCTTCTAAAGGAATGAAAGAATAAGGATTTTTGCTTCCGAAAATAAGTCATTTTCTCCATTCTGGACCTTTGGCGCAAACCTTCTATTTACACCCATATTTGAAACAAGTTTAAAAATCCTAGATATGAAAAAAATAATAAAGTTATTGAAATAAATAATATTAAAAACCAAACTTCCCAGAGAAAGCAGAATCGGAAGCAGGAGCAGAAGTTGATTTCATGGATATGGTGTCAATGGCTGAGAATAACTGATTAGGTTGCACTCCTAAATACTTTTGCAAAGCAGACAGAGTGCTATGTCCAGAAATCGCTTGGATGACGTGCAGAGGCACACCAGCATTAGACATAGTCGTCAGACAAGTGCGTCTAAAACTATGGGTGCTAACACCTCTAATCTTCAACTTCTGACAAGCCCTCTGCAAAGAATAATGTAGAGTAGTTCGGGAAAGATAGCCCTTCTCATAACCCTTTTCATAACAATGAGGAAACATAAACCCTCTACGAATAGCCGTTGCCAATAAATACTCCTTCACCATCGCTGACAACTCCTGATTGACAGGAATCGTGCGACTCTGACGACTCTTACTATGGTCACAAGGAATTAAGAGGAGGCGATCGCGCAAAGAAACATCCTCCATGCGAATAGAAGCCGCCTCCGAAATACGACACCCAGCGTAAAGACAAAAAGCAAATACCGTCCGATCGCGCAAAGATAATTCTTCAAAGATAGCAGTAACTTCTGTTGGGGAAAAAATACGAGCCTGACCTTGACCATTAACCTTCATAATTCCCCCTAAAGCAGTTTATCTGAACATAAGTTGGGTATCGTTCATAAATACTATACTTCCAGCCACTTCCTTCGTCTAGCATTTGTTTACATTCCTTAATATCAAATCTTAAGATTGTGCCAATTGGATCTATCTTGTAATTATTTAGTATTTTTAAAAATACTTGAATTTATACTTGTATTGTTGATGAAAAAATAATTCCAGACAGCACAAAATGGAGTTTTGTAACTCCTTGTATTTTTTATTTACTTTTTATCCTCATTTCTCTCAGATTTTTTTGACTAACTTGAATTGATAAAACTTGCTTCTAATTCCTCTAAGGCTTGCCAATCTTCTGGAGTTGGGATGTAATCATCTGGTTCTGGTTCTCTGTCTGGAGGAGGTTCATCATCACAAAAGGTATATTCTAAATATTCCACAAAAGTCATCCAATGTTCCCTTGCTTGTTCACGGATTTTCTCGTATAAACTTCTGAGAATTTTGATTTTTTTCCATTTTGGCGGTTTTACTTCTTCTCCTGCTTCAATTCTAATTTGTTGGATTATTCCCCATATTTTTTGTCCAGTCATTTCATATTCTCTACCTTCAAATTGTGCTAGTATTTCCTGCCAATAATCTATTATCTGAACATCGTTATACTTACTCAATTCTCGGCATTGAAACTCACAGGTAGGAATAATACTAAAACCATTATGAATAAGAATGATGGCAACTCTAGCGGCATTAATTAGTCTATTTCCCTGCCAAACACACATCTTTAACTCTTGTTCACAGTAATCTTGAAAACTCTTATATTTTTTCTCTCCCCTACGGTAGAGTTTCTTTAATTTGATTTCCCAAAGAATGCAACCATTAATAATATAACTGTGTTGATTGAAGATAAATTTGCGAGTAAGCTCCTGCCAATCAAGGCTTTCGTCCTTCTCAGCATAACTCCAAACCAACTTATAAATTTCCGCAAACCTCTGGTCTGGCTCGATTCCGCCAATTTCTGGTTCGCTATATAAACTTTCATACGGACTAATTAGACATTTCACGTTATAATCTAGGTACGTTATTTTTTGTGAATTTCTTTTTTAAGGAAATCCACTTAATTCGGCGCTGAGTGCTGCGAACACTCTCGCCAACTCTTTTTTTGACAAGGTTCATATTTTTGCAGTCATACCTTTCGATACAATCTCTGCATTTCTATAGTAATTTATTTTTATTACTTTGACACAAGTTTAACAAAGATTAACAATTAAAGTTTTCCCTTGTTAATGGTACTGAGGTAAAATCAATACATCAGTACCATTAAAGTTTAAACAGCGATGGGGACAAAGTTTTCTTTGCCTTGGTAATAATAAGATAATACAGTTTCTACATTATCACCTATATAGTCTGCCACAGTACGAGGATCTACACCAGCCTGAATTTGCAGGGAAGCAAAAGTTCTACGAGTAGAATAAGCATCGATATAGTTAGGTAATTTACCTTCCTTGACTAATTCACTTACTATTCCTTTACGTTTAATTTTGCCCTCTTTGGTGGTTTGAGTTAACCACGATGTGATTAGCAAATGAGTATTATAAGGGCGTTTTTGGCTATTGAGAAAAATAAAATCATTATTGCCAGTACCAATACCTAAATCCTTATAGGCGGCTTTAATTTCTTGGAGAATCTCCACTGCACGTTGACTCAATTTGATAGTTCTAGTCTTATGATTTTTTGTATCCTTGATTATTTTGCAAGTGGAACTATAAGACTCATTGATTAACAGTTCCGTAAAAACTCCTTCAGGAGTAATAACTTGCCATCTTACTTTACCCCAACGCAAACCAAAAGCCTCTCCATGTCTCATACCAGTACAAAATAGAAATTCTATGATTAAAGCTGGAATATCTATTTTTCTATAAAAACTACTCTTGATTTGTCTTTCATGGTAACTTTTGATAATCAAGTCTTTCTGTTCTTTTGTCCAGGCTTTTTTATTACAATCTTTTTCGATGTCACTAAGAACTTTAACTTGAGCTCTTGTTGTTTTTGGTAACTTACGAGCTTTAGCAAGATGGGAAGGAAAATTATTAGGAGTATGGGGTGGAAATATACCATTTTCGATCGCCCAGTCCATACTATTTTTCAGTACACTTAAAACCTCAATTTGAGTGTATCTTCCTCTTGTTTGTCTTAAATGTTGGGCAATTTGGAGTTGCCCTATGTCTGTGGTAATGTTGATTTGTTCACACCCTTTGAGACTATCTCGATATAGTTTCTTGTACTTGTTTTCTAAAGTCGTAATAGCTAAATTAGGACCGTGATATTCGGTGAATTTATCCAATAATTCCAGAGGATTAAGATCCTCGTAGTTAAAGAAATTTACCTCTGTTTTTTTTGAAGAATGCTTATACTTATCTAAATTGTTGGGATTAAATGTACCCTTTTCTAAATCTTTTTGTAGTTGATTTCTAGCTTGATAGGCTTCCGCCATATTGGAGGGATCTGCTTTAACTCCAAAACTTATATAGTATTGTTTTTTCCCAAAATATTTCTGAGCAAAAAAGCTAGGGAAACTAAGTCTAATATATTCCCTTGCATCTTGTTGTACTTTAACTTGATGACTTGCCATAATTTTTCTAATATTCTTAAGTTTTTTGTGGTGCAGTAAGGTACTTTTTTGTGATCAAGACCTTACTGCATTTATTCTATTATATCACTCTGCTCTTTGTTGAGAAGAGCAGAGTTAACTGCCTTTAATCTTTGTAAATAAAGGCTTTTAGTGAAAAAGTATTTCCCAATTTAGGAATTTTTCTAGTACTTTTTCTATATTTGGATGGTTTGAGGTAGTTTTAACCTCTGAAAATAAGTACATAGGTGCAATAGGTACTCTCTATTTTTTTGCTCTTAAAGAACGAATCTCTTCAATTTCTTCACGAGCTTTTTGACAAGCATTTGCTAAAATTTCCGTTACCAGTTTGGTCATAGTAATACCTTTGATATAAGCAAGAGTTTTAATGTCCTCTTTTAATTGGTAAGAAATTTTGATTTTCAGGATTTCCATATTTCCCGCCAGAGAATTATTCTTCATACTTAGATAGTGACCAGTGTTTTTTGCGTAGTTCTTGTTGCTTTTCTACCAACTTACTTTTAAGACAATTGATTTTCACCATACGGTTAAAGGTTTTCTCAATCTCTTGGGCTTCTTCAGTAGTTGGTATGATTATGGGTAAATATTTGAGTTCACCTTGTCTAATTAGAGGTCTAGTTGCCTTTGAAACTAACCTCGAAATAGCATTCTGACCCACTTCAGAAATAAGATACATATATAAACTAATGGCACTTATTTCTTTTCCAGCCCTAAGAATTGAATAAGATTGATTGACAACCCAACCTCCTTCACAAGCAGATGGCACATCTGGAGGAGTAATGCCCACCTTACCCACACTTCCTTTTGTCACAATAACAATGTCGTAGGGTCGTAAAAAGTGTTCATTTTGCTTGTAATTAATCGTATCTATCTCTTTGGTAGGGCTAGATAAATACCCATAATCAGGAAAGTCATCAATGGTGATTTCCTTGGCTTTAATTTTGTCTGATGAGTTATTACGGATATGGCTACTAGAAACAGGAGAAATGATATTCACTACTTCAGCCAAAGTTTTGGTTGTTTGATTTGAAAGTAATTGCTCAACTTCTTTCTCTTTAGAAGAATATATATATTGAGCAACATCTAAACTACTTTTATTTTCCAGTACCTTTTCTTTACTAACATCAATAACAATAAACTCATCAGCCTCAGAGCGACTAACTTTAATTAATGATTCCCATTGAACTAATTTAGGTTGATGATTTTCTCGAATCCAAAACTTTTCATTTATACCATTGATAAAACGAATATTATTGTCATTACCTTTATTCTTGTTCAATACCATAATGGAGAATTGGGATAAAACATAAGGAATTGTTCCCGAAGGCAAACTGATAACTGTCTCAACAAGATTTCTCTTAACCAAACTTTCACGAAATTGTTGAACTTTTGCACTTAATAACAATGTACTATTAAGTGCAATAACAGCACGGTTTTTCGTCTGAGCTAAAAGACATTCAAGGGCATAGGCATCACTATGAATCCAACTGTTAAGAGGTAGTGAAAAATTTTCCAAACTTTCATTAATCAACTTTTTGTTGTATTTAATGCCAGTAGGAAGAATGCAAATGCTTTTGGCAAATGGTTTCCGTTTTTCACTTTCTATATAACTTGGGTTATAAATAGGATGACTATAACTAACCTGAATATCAATTTCGTTGAGGATGTTAACCAGATAGATAATTGGAATATTTCCTAATATTTCTAGGTAGGGATGTCCATCTTGTTCTATGATTTCTAAGGCGAATTTACCTAAAGAATCATAAGGACAATAAATTTCATCACCTTTATCTATATCAGCTAATTGGATCATTAGCTTGATCAATTCCCTAGGAATTAGAAATCTTCCTACTATCAATTTCTCAGAAGTTAAAAATTCTCCCGTTTCTGAAAAAATATTCAAAATACCTTCTGTAATTCGGAACTGTTTAATTCCTTTTTCTGTCCATTCCGTTGACAATACCCCTATGGCTTGAACTAAAGATTTATCGCTAATATGTAATTTGAGTGGTACAAATGCTGAGTAATTAAAATTCTTGTCTTTCATTTCAACAAGAAAATCAAAATACTTCTTTAGTTCTTTATAACTTCGAGGTATATGATTGAGAATATTTGACTCTACCGAAGTAGTTGGGAAAAAGTTTTGCCTCAAGATTGAGTCATCAACTAATAGCCGACAGAATCCTATTAACTGTAAGCAAAAAAAAATGTCTCTTCTTTTTTGTTTGGCTCTGTTTCAAAGTAGGAAGCTAATTTCTCTAATTCTTTTCGGTAATCAGTATTGTTTGAGTTTTCCTCCATTTTTTTATAGTTTATTTTCCTAGTTGAGAATAATTTGAGTATGCCGTACTAAACTAAATGATGTCAAGGGGGAGGGTAAACTTTTTTCTTGGTTTGAAAATGGAAATGGTAATAATGTCTCATGGAGTCTTGAGGAACTTTAATTGTCTTAAAGATAAGTAGATTCGTTATTATCTAGTTAGTAATAAAGTTAAGACTTATTGATTATGCCTAGTTCGTTACCGAAATATTCTGGTTTGATTAGTGAGCATCAGCTTTCAATTCTTGATGAGTTTATCGCCCTCCATGAGGGGATTTCTAAGGCGAGGGTTTTAGGACGGTTATTGGAGGCGTGGCACGATGCAGGTAAGCCAATTTTAGGAGACAGGGATGCAACTATGCGCGATCGCCTCTTACAATTTGAACAGTTAGATTTAGATGCTTTGGTGGCACGGAAAGTACAGGAATTTTTAGATATTCATTTAGATGATTTAGTTAATAACTTAGTAGAGAATAAGTTAAGACCTTTATCAAATATAGATAATAAGGAAGTAGGATTAGATGATAACTTAGTTAAGAATGAGTTAGTAACTAATGATGGGGAAGATGATGAAAGTTTGGCTGAGGGCAATATTGCTGATGATGGAGAGTTAAAAGTAGTTACTGAGGATGAGGAAGAAGTTTTTTCTCTACCAGTGCAGGGTGAGCAACAAGAGGATAAACAGAAAAAGGAATATGAGCTAGTTAGTAACAAAGATATTAACGAAGTTAATAGCTTAAATAGGAAGGGTAGTGATAAAGATGTTGAGTTAGTTGATCATTCAAACAAGAAAGATATTAATAAAAAGACTAACCAAGTTAATAACTTTAACAAAAATAATAAAAAAGATAGTAACGAAGATATTAACCAAGTTAATGACTTAAATAGGGAAGATAGCAATAAAGGCATTGACTTAGTTGATAACTTAAATGAAAAAGATGTTAGTAAAGATACTAACCAAGTTAAGAAAGTAAGTAAGGAGAATATTTCTCCCACTAAAAAGGGTCAGAATAAAGTTAGTAATAAGGTAATTGAGAATGATGAGAAAAAACTAGAGGTCAAGGATTCTTCTATGTCAACCATTACGGAGGAAAATCTTACTTCTCAATTAGTTATTACTTTAGATAGGATCAAAGTTAATAACCAAGCCGATGTTAGTCATATTCCTGCGGACTTTTTGGCTTTACCAAAAGGTAAGGTGGGAACTAAGA carries:
- a CDS encoding site-specific integrase, whose amino-acid sequence is MKVNGQGQARIFSPTEVTAIFEELSLRDRTVFAFCLYAGCRISEAASIRMEDVSLRDRLLLIPCDHSKSRQSRTIPVNQELSAMVKEYLLATAIRRGFMFPHCYEKGYEKGYLSRTTLHYSLQRACQKLKIRGVSTHSFRRTCLTTMSNAGVPLHVIQAISGHSTLSALQKYLGVQPNQLFSAIDTISMKSTSAPASDSAFSGKFGF
- a CDS encoding site-specific integrase, producing MASHQVKVQQDAREYIRLSFPSFFAQKYFGKKQYYISFGVKADPSNMAEAYQARNQLQKDLEKGTFNPNNLDKYKHSSKKTEVNFFNYEDLNPLELLDKFTEYHGPNLAITTLENKYKKLYRDSLKGCEQINITTDIGQLQIAQHLRQTRGRYTQIEVLSVLKNSMDWAIENGIFPPHTPNNFPSHLAKARKLPKTTRAQVKVLSDIEKDCNKKAWTKEQKDLIIKSYHERQIKSSFYRKIDIPALIIEFLFCTGMRHGEAFGLRWGKVRWQVITPEGVFTELLINESYSSTCKIIKDTKNHKTRTIKLSQRAVEILQEIKAAYKDLGIGTGNNDFIFLNSQKRPYNTHLLITSWLTQTTKEGKIKRKGIVSELVKEGKLPNYIDAYSTRRTFASLQIQAGVDPRTVADYIGDNVETVLSYYYQGKENFVPIAV
- a CDS encoding type I restriction-modification system subunit M/S, with translation MKDKNFNYSAFVPLKLHISDKSLVQAIGVLSTEWTEKGIKQFRITEGILNIFSETGEFLTSEKLIVGRFLIPRELIKLMIQLADIDKGDEIYCPYDSLGKFALEIIEQDGHPYLEILGNIPIIYLVNILNEIDIQVSYSHPIYNPSYIESEKRKPFAKSICILPTGIKYNKKLINESLENFSLPLNSWIHSDAYALECLLAQTKNRAVIALNSTLLLSAKVQQFRESLVKRNLVETVISLPSGTIPYVLSQFSIMVLNKNKGNDNNIRFINGINEKFWIRENHQPKLVQWESLIKVSRSEADEFIVIDVSKEKVLENKSSLDVAQYIYSSKEKEVEQLLSNQTTKTLAEVVNIISPVSSSHIRNNSSDKIKAKEITIDDFPDYGYLSSPTKEIDTINYKQNEHFLRPYDIVIVTKGSVGKVGITPPDVPSACEGGWVVNQSYSILRAGKEISAISLYMYLISEVGQNAISRLVSKATRPLIRQGELKYLPIIIPTTEEAQEIEKTFNRMVKINCLKSKLVEKQQELRKKHWSLSKYEE